Within Epilithonimonas zeae, the genomic segment ATAAAAAGCGATTCATCTTTCCCAACATCCAAAACCATCATTTCTTTTTCCGTTGTTGCGGAATCTTTAGTCGGCTTGTAAACCATTTCATAATAAAATCTGTGAACCTGTGAATGTGCTAGTGCGAATATTAATAGTAAATTGAAAGCAATTAATTTTCTCATTATTTCAGCTTAAGATTTTTATTTTGTGGTGGCAAAGGCACATAACCGTCATCATTAATCACTTTTGGAAACTCGTGGTTCTGCCATCTAGTTTTGGCGTCTTCTATGATTTCTCTTGAAGTTCCAACGAAATTCCAATAGATATATCTGGGTTCCGGAAACGGTTCGCCTCCAAATATATAAACTGTAGAATCCGGTTTTAAGGTAAAATGACAAAGTTTGGAATCTTTCGCAATCAGGATGTGTTTCGGGTTATAAAGATTGCCTTCGCTTTCGATATTACCTTCCAGGATGTAAAGCGACGATTCTCCAAAAAGATAATCACCGAGAACAATTTCGCGGTCTTCCTGAAGTGTATTTTTGACTTCCAAAAAATACAATGGCGAATAAACAGGAACGGGAGATTTACGTCCAAGGATTTCGCCAGCTATCAGTTTATAATTTACCCCATTGTCTATCCAATGTGGGATATCTTCTTTGTTGATGTGGAAAAACTCGGGTTCCATTGTTTCCAATTCTTTCGGAAGTGCTACCCAAATCTGCAATCCGTGAAGATGTTTGTCGGTGGTTCTTAGGTATTCTGGTGTTCTTTCAGAATGGGCGACACCTTTTCCGGCGGTCATCCAGTTCACAGCACCTTCTTTGATTTCGATTTCCGTGCCGATGGAATCTCTGTGCATAATGCTTCCCTCGAACAAGAATGTCAAAGTGGAAAGCCCAATGTGTGGATGCGGCGGAACATCCATATTTTCGTAATCTTTGAGCGCAGCCGGTCCCATATGATCAATAAACACAAATGGTCCAACACTTCTCTTCTGAGAAAATGGCAACAATCTGCCAACCAAAAAGTTACCAATATCCGCAGCACGCTCTTCGATTATCATCTCAATATTTGACATAATTTCATTTTTAAATTTGATTTAAAATTAAGGATTTTCATCTAACTATTTACACTTTTGATTTACCGTTGAATCGCATGCAGCCCCACTTGAGCGGAAATCCTTTTTTGCGTGTACAAATATCTATTTTGATGTGGAATCTTCGTGCAAAAAAGATTGACTTCGTCGAACCACTTCGTTAGGTTTGGGAGCGGAAGGCGGATTAAGCTGCCCGAATCATCATTATCATTAAGTGTTATTTTGGCAGAGAAAAGGCTGGTTTTTACATTGTATAGTTTCTGACTAAATGATTACCTTTGACAACTATAATTTTAAAACGTATTAATGGAATTAGCATTAAAGATATTTCAGTTTATCCTGAGCATTTCTATCCTTGTAACTTTACACGAAATCGGGCACTTCCTGCCGGCGAAATGGTTTAAAACCAAAGTAGACAAATTCTTTTTATTCTTTGACCCTTATTTTTCCATCTTCGCAATGAAGAAAATCAATGGAAAATGGCAATATAAATTCTTTACAAAAAATCAGCCTACTGAAGAGGAGGTTGAAATCAACGGGAAAAAAGTAACGCAACCGATTGATGTTTCTGCACTTCCAGACAGTGACTGGAGAAAGCATGAAGGTGTGAAATACGGCATCGGATGGTTGCCAATGGGCGGTTATGTGAAAATTGCCGGAATGGTGGACGAAAGTATGGATACAGCTCAGCTTTCCAAACCGGCTGAACCTTGGGAGTTCCGCGCAAAACCGGCTTGGCAAAGATTGATTATTATGTTGGGTGGAGTG encodes:
- a CDS encoding pirin family protein yields the protein MSNIEMIIEERAADIGNFLVGRLLPFSQKRSVGPFVFIDHMGPAALKDYENMDVPPHPHIGLSTLTFLFEGSIMHRDSIGTEIEIKEGAVNWMTAGKGVAHSERTPEYLRTTDKHLHGLQIWVALPKELETMEPEFFHINKEDIPHWIDNGVNYKLIAGEILGRKSPVPVYSPLYFLEVKNTLQEDREIVLGDYLFGESSLYILEGNIESEGNLYNPKHILIAKDSKLCHFTLKPDSTVYIFGGEPFPEPRYIYWNFVGTSREIIEDAKTRWQNHEFPKVINDDGYVPLPPQNKNLKLK